A genomic segment from Capra hircus breed San Clemente chromosome 15, ASM170441v1, whole genome shotgun sequence encodes:
- the LOC102188962 gene encoding olfactory receptor 8U1, translating to MSQINCTQVKEFILVGLTDQEELQMPLFVLFLSIYLFTVAGNLGLILVISTDSRLHTPMYFFLSNLAFVDFCYASVITPKMLGNFLYKQNVISFNSCAVQLGCFLTFMVSECLLLASMAYDRYVAICNPLLYMASMSRGICIQLVAVPYSYSFLMALFHTIFTFRLSYCHSNTINHFYCDDMPLLRLTCSDTRSKQLWILACAGVTFISSVLIVFISYMFIISTILRMSSAEGRRKAFSTCSSHMLAVTIFYGTLIFMYLQPSSQHSLDTDKMASVFYTVIIPMLNPLIYSLRNKDVKNALKKIITDKNQTSVFTFKNDSMESILDYTGLRVTLKG from the coding sequence ATGTCACAGATCAACTGCACTCAGGTAAAGGAGTTTATTCTTGTGGGCCTCACGGATCAAGAGGAGTTGCAGATGCCCCTCTTTGTGCTGTTCTTATCCATCTACCTCTTCACAGTAGCAGGCAACCTGGGTCTGATCCTAGTCATCAGCACAGACTCAAGACTCCACACGCCAATGTACTTCTTCCTTAGTAACCTGGCCTTTGTTGATTTCTGTTATGCTTCTGTCATTACACCCAAAATGCTTGGAAATTTCTTGTACAAGCAAAATGTTATCTCTTTCAACTCATGTGCTGTCCAGTTAGGCTGTTTCCTCACCTTCATGGTATCTGAGTGCTTGCTACTGGCTTCCATGGCCTATGATCGATACGTGGCCATTTGTAACCCCCTCCTCTATATGGCCTCAATGTCCCGAGGAATCTGTATTCAGCTTGTAGCTGTCCCCTACAGCTACAGCTTTTTGATGGCACTGTTTCACACCATCTTCACTTTTCGTCTCTCCTATTGCCACTCGAATACCATCAACCATTTCTACTGCGATGACATGCCTCTTCTCAGGCTCACTTGCTCAGATACACGTTCCAAACAGCTGTGGATTTTGGCCTGTGCTGGTGTTACTTTCATCTCCTCTGTTCTGATTGTCTTTATCTCCTACATGTTTATTATTTCTACCATCCTGAGAATGAGCTCAGCTGAGGGAAGACGCAAAGCCTTCTCCACATGCAGCTCCCACATGCTGGCAGTCACCATATTCTACGGGACCCTCATCTTTATGTACTTACAGCCAAGTTCTCAGCATTCTCTTGACACAGATAAGATGGCCTCTGTCTTCTATACAGTGATCATTCCCATGTTAAACCCTTTAATCTACAGCCTCAGAAATAAGGATGTTAAAAATGCCCTGAAAAAAATCATCACCGATAAAAACCAGACTTCTGTgttcacatttaaaaatgattcgatg